A portion of the Salminus brasiliensis chromosome 11, fSalBra1.hap2, whole genome shotgun sequence genome contains these proteins:
- the LOC140565798 gene encoding uncharacterized protein isoform X2, translating into MSGYPYSYAGSAGGSVRFKKRKSRFTFPEVQLLLTEVKKNRHILVGKYNQGVSGDVKKRTWATLTARINEISECHREIIEIIKKWSDLKCDTKRKVAAMRASGFSAARIAQDLSPIETMVHQILQPSPSDKFSLMADHVPDDDDDDEDSQGALGMPQHSPSLANGVPVLPPPPIPMDMMYSNQSKISEIGRQSDQSAIFHDPSSADRNHVGAEIQQQASKNTVIHAGTSSNATPSRPPPRPASVGPGSLQEHLAKSASLSLQEQQATTVLIGTLSRSLESLSESVQRLVQAQQQFARDTLRLQRDTLHVLRDFSSTSLALLQDKANGRP; encoded by the exons ATGTCTGGATATCCTTATTCATATGCTGGGTCAGCAGGGGGCTCAGTGCGCTTCAAAAAAAGGAAGTCACGCTTCACCTTCCCTGAagtgcagctgctgctgactgaggtgaagaaaaatcgcCATATACTGGTTG GTAAATACAACCAGGGTGTCTCTGGCGATGTGAAGAAGCGAACATGGGCCACCCTCACAGCACGTATCAATGAGATCAGCGAGTGTCACCGGGAGATCATTGAGATTATCAAGAAGTGGTCTGACCTCAAATGTGACACCAAGCGCAAGGTCGCAGCTATGAGGGCATCCGGGTTCTCGGCTGCCCGCATCGCCCAGGATCTTTCACCTATTGAGACCATGGTGCATCAGATCCTTCAGCCCTCACCTTCAGATAAATTCTCACTCATGGCAGACCATGTCCcagatgatgatgacgatgatgaagaTAGTCAAGGTGCTCTCGGGATGCCACAGCACTCCCCTAGCTTGGCAAACGGCGTGCCTGTCCTACCTCCACCGCCGATACCAATGGATATGATGTACAGTA ACCAAAGCAAAATCAGTGAAATTGGACGGCAGTCTGATCAAAGTGCCATTTTTCACGACCCTTCCAGTGCTGACAGGAATCATGTGGGAGCTGAAATTCAGCAGCAGGCCTCCAAGAATACTGTAATTCACGCAGGAACCTCTTCCAATGCAACACCTTCTCGTCCCCCACCCCGGCCAGCCTCAGTGGGGCCAGGCAGTCTGCAGGAGCATTTGGCCAAGAGTGCCTCTCTAAGCCTGCAGGAGCAACAGGCCACCACTGTGCTGATTGGAACACTGTCCCGATCTCTCGAGTCGCTGTCCGAGTCGGTGCAGCGACTGGTGCAGGCGCAGCAGCAGTTTGCACGGGACACTCTTCGGCTGCAGCGAGACACACTACATGTGCTGCGCGACTTTTCCTCCACCAGTTTGGCACTGCTGCAAGACAAGGCAAATGGCCGGCCATAA
- the LOC140565797 gene encoding gap junction delta-2 protein — translation MGDWSILGRFLAEVQNHSTVIGKIWLTVLLIFRILLVTLVGDAVYSDEQSKFTCNTLQPGCNNVCYDTFAPVSHLRFWVFQIVLVSTPSIFYIVYVLHKVTKDEKLETERAQVEVKHPQGDYLGQLGGEGSVYRGGKPSYGPQGGEWGGHEEESVEQSLLQDDYREVGKDPTELSSQVLLIYIIHVVLRSILEITFLVGQYYLFGFEVPHLYRCETYPCPTRTDCFVSRATEKTIFLNFMFSISLGCFLLNIAELHYLGWVYIFRMLCAACFLCCRPEAELYSPHNPLLLRLRHSMRGRLVLQPHATTLSHEKTATTLLSHTPAISFETDSTVECTSKRNPEEKERMRLKLANMARLSSKKSWL, via the coding sequence ATGGGAGACTGGTCAATTTTGGGTCGCTTCCTAGCGGAGGTTCAAAACCACTCTACAGTAATTGGCAAGATTTGGCTGACAGTGCTGCTGATCTTCCGAATCCTGCTGGTAACATTGGTGGGAGATGCTGTGTACAGTGACGAGCAGTCAAAGTTCACCTGTAACACTCTCCAGCCTGGCTGCAACAATGTCTGCTACGACACCTTTGCACCTGTTTCTCACCTGCGCTTCTGGGTCTTCCAGATTGTCCTGGTCTCCACACCGTCCATCTTCTACATTGTCTATGTTCTGCACAAGGTCACCAAAGATGAGAAGCTTGAGACAGAGAGGGCCCAGGTTGAGGTCAAGCATCCACAGGGGGATTATCTTGGGCAGCTGGGGGGAGAAGGTAGTGTTTATCGGGGAGGAAAACCTTCCTATGGGCCGCAGGGTGGAGAGTGGGGAGGCCATGAAGAGGAGTCTGTAGAACAGAGCCTTCTGCAGGATGACTACAGGGAGGTGGGGAAGGACCCTACTGAACTTTCCAGCCAGGTTCTGCTGATATACATCATCCATGTGGTTCTTCGGTCCATCCTAGAGATAACCTTCCTGGTAGGTCAGTACTACCTGTTTGGCTTTGAGGTGCCACATCTGTATCGTTGTGAAACCTACCCCTGCCCGACACGGACCGACTGCTTTGTGTCACGTGCTACTGAAAAGACCATCTTCCTGAACTTCATGTTCAGCATCAGCCTGGGCTGTTTCCTCCTGAACATTGCGGAGCTCCACTACCTGGGCTGGGTCTACATCTTTCGCATGCTGTGCGCGGCGTGCTTCCTGTGCTGCAGGCCCGAAGCAGAGCTGTATTCTCCCCACAATCCTCTGCTGCTGAGGCTCAGGCACTCCATGCGAGGCAGGCTGGTCCTGCAGCCCCATGCAACCACTCTGTCCCACGAAAAGACAGCCACTACCCTGCTGTCCCACACACCAGCCATTTCTTTCGAGACAGACTCCACAGTGGAGTGCACCTCCAAAAGGAACCCCGAGGAAAAAGAGCGAATGAGGCTAAAGCTTGCAAACATGGCTAGGCTAAGCAGCAAGAAGTCTTGGCTATGA
- the LOC140565725 gene encoding ras-related protein ORAB-1-like produces MSHSRNGVAKALNHRFNIVLVPLVLWTTNHCVPENPTLLVYAHFSCFPHITSTNCLFTCYLIFPPLNIINVFLVSFSDYLFKLLLIGDSGVGKSCLLLRFADDTYTESYISTIGVDFKIRTIEMDGKIVKLQIWDTAGQERFRTITSSYYRGAHGIIIVYDVTDQESFNNVKQWLEEIDRYACENVSKLLVGNKSDLTSKKVVDFTTAKEFSEPLKIPFLETSAKNASNVEKAFLTMASEIQKRLGTESVQNETVKVGAKINSAPLWPGGQSGTAEEVSTCC; encoded by the exons atgaGTCACTCCCGAAACGGAGTTGCCAAGGCTC TTAACCACCGCTTTAATATTGTGTTAGTCCCCCTTGTTCTTTGGACCACTAACCACTGTGTGCCAGAAAACCCTACCCTCCTTGTGTAtgctcatttttcctgcttcccaCACATCACCTCCACAAACTGTCTGTTCACCTGCTACCTAATATTTCCACCTCTTAATATAATCAATGTTTTCTTGGTTTCTTTTAGTGACTACCTGTTCAAGCTGCTGCTGATTGGAGATTCCGGAGTGGGGAAGTCATGTTTACTACTGCGTTTTGCG GATGACACTTATACCGAAAGCTACATCAGCACCATTGGGGTTGACTTCAAAATCAGGACTATTGAGATGGATGGGAAGATAGTTAAGCTGCAGATT TGGGATACAGCTGGTCAGGAGAGATTCCGAACTATAACGTCCAGCTATTACAGAGGTGCCCATGGGATCATCATTGTGTATGATGTTACTGACCAG GAATCCTTCAATAATGTGAAGCAGTGGTTGGAGGAGATTGATCGGTATGCTTGTGAGAATGTCTCCAAGTTGCTGGTGGGGAACAAGAGTGATTTAACTTCAAAAAAGGTGGTGGACTTCACCACTGCAAAG gaattCTCTGAGCCACTTAAAATTCCATTTCTCGAGACAAGTGCAAAGAATGCGAGCAATGTGGAGAAGGCCTTTTTAACCATGGCCTCAGAAATTCAGAAGCGGCTCGGGACAGAAAGTGTTCAGAATGAGACTGTGAAAGTGGGAGCCAAAATAAACAGCGCTCCCCTGTGGCCTGGAGGACAAAGTGGGACAGCTGAGGAGGTCAGCACCTGCTGTTAG
- the LOC140565798 gene encoding uncharacterized protein isoform X1 yields the protein MSGYPYSYAGSAGGSVRFKKRKSRFTFPEVQLLLTEVKKNRHILVGKYNQGVSGDVKKRTWATLTARINEISECHREIIEIIKKWSDLKCDTKRKVAAMRASGFSAARIAQDLSPIETMVHQILQPSPSDKFSLMADHVPDDDDDDEDSQGALGMPQHSPSLANGVPVLPPPPIPMDMMYSMPLTDFPFEPSGTEDQSKISEIGRQSDQSAIFHDPSSADRNHVGAEIQQQASKNTVIHAGTSSNATPSRPPPRPASVGPGSLQEHLAKSASLSLQEQQATTVLIGTLSRSLESLSESVQRLVQAQQQFARDTLRLQRDTLHVLRDFSSTSLALLQDKANGRP from the exons ATGTCTGGATATCCTTATTCATATGCTGGGTCAGCAGGGGGCTCAGTGCGCTTCAAAAAAAGGAAGTCACGCTTCACCTTCCCTGAagtgcagctgctgctgactgaggtgaagaaaaatcgcCATATACTGGTTG GTAAATACAACCAGGGTGTCTCTGGCGATGTGAAGAAGCGAACATGGGCCACCCTCACAGCACGTATCAATGAGATCAGCGAGTGTCACCGGGAGATCATTGAGATTATCAAGAAGTGGTCTGACCTCAAATGTGACACCAAGCGCAAGGTCGCAGCTATGAGGGCATCCGGGTTCTCGGCTGCCCGCATCGCCCAGGATCTTTCACCTATTGAGACCATGGTGCATCAGATCCTTCAGCCCTCACCTTCAGATAAATTCTCACTCATGGCAGACCATGTCCcagatgatgatgacgatgatgaagaTAGTCAAGGTGCTCTCGGGATGCCACAGCACTCCCCTAGCTTGGCAAACGGCGTGCCTGTCCTACCTCCACCGCCGATACCAATGGATATGATGTACAGTA TGCCCCTTACTGACTTCCCATTTGAACCGTCAGGTACAGAAG ACCAAAGCAAAATCAGTGAAATTGGACGGCAGTCTGATCAAAGTGCCATTTTTCACGACCCTTCCAGTGCTGACAGGAATCATGTGGGAGCTGAAATTCAGCAGCAGGCCTCCAAGAATACTGTAATTCACGCAGGAACCTCTTCCAATGCAACACCTTCTCGTCCCCCACCCCGGCCAGCCTCAGTGGGGCCAGGCAGTCTGCAGGAGCATTTGGCCAAGAGTGCCTCTCTAAGCCTGCAGGAGCAACAGGCCACCACTGTGCTGATTGGAACACTGTCCCGATCTCTCGAGTCGCTGTCCGAGTCGGTGCAGCGACTGGTGCAGGCGCAGCAGCAGTTTGCACGGGACACTCTTCGGCTGCAGCGAGACACACTACATGTGCTGCGCGACTTTTCCTCCACCAGTTTGGCACTGCTGCAAGACAAGGCAAATGGCCGGCCATAA